CTTCGACAATAAATAATTCACTTTGAGCCGGATCGCGCGACTGGCAGTCAGCTAATTTCCCCGGCAAAGCAGACCCTTCCAAAGCTCCTTTGCGAATCACTGCTTCTTTGGCGGCCCGGGCGGCAAGTCTGGCTTTGGCGGCCAGGAAGACTTTCTCTAAGATGGCCCGGCCGTCACGGGGGTTTTCTTCAAAATAGGTATCCAGAGCTTCTTTAACGACGGCAGCCACGGCCGGCTGGATTTCGGCATTATTCAGTTTGGTTTTGGTCTGGGATTCAAACTGGAGGCGGTCAGCAGCCATCTTCACATACACCACGGCCGTCAAACCTTCCCGCAAATCTTCTCCGATAAAACTTTCCTGACCCTCTTTAATCGCCCCGATTTTTTTGCCATAGTCATTGATACTTCTGGTCAAAGCTGAACGAAAGCCGGCCACATGGGTGCCGCCGTCTGGGGTTTCGATGATATTGACAAACGACTCCAGCCTTTCACCGAAATCGTTGTTATATTGCATGGCGATTTCAATGCCGACCGGGGCAACAGCAGTTTCCACTTCTTTGGAAACATAAAAAATATCGGAAAGAGTTTGTTTATTAGTGTTCAGATGGGCCACTAGAGCTTTAATGCCGCCTTCAAAGTAAAAGCTGTACTGCGCTTCTGAGCGTTCGTCTTTCAGGTTAAATAAAAGATTTGGCACCAGATAAGCCCAGTTGCGCAGCTCGTTTTTTATGGTATCGAAATTCCACTCGATGGTTGAGAAAATTTCCGGATCCGGTTTAAAGGTGGTTTTCGTTCCGGTCTTAGTGGATTTACCGATTTCCTTTAGCGGTCCGTCGGCAACGCCTTTTTTGTAGGACTGGCGGAATAATTTCCCTTTCTGCTGGACTTCCACGATCATCCAGGTAGATAAAGCGTTAGTGGCGGCGGCCCCGACACCATGAAGACCGCCGGATTTGGCATAAGCCTTGGCGTCAAATTTGCCGCCGGCGTGCAGCCGGGTCATGGCCAACTCCACGCCGGAAACTTTATATTTAGGATTAATGTCCGTCGGAATTCCCCGGCCTTCATCCTCTACAGTCAGGGAGCCGTCAGCGTTAATGGTTACGGAAATTTTCTTGCCGTAGCCGACCAAAGCCTCATCCACACTGTTATCTACAATTTCCTTAAAGAGGTGATGCAGACCTTTTTCATCCGTCGAGCCAATGTACATTCCGGGGCGCTTGCGGACAGGTTCAAGGCCTTCCAAGACCTGAATGTTTTCTGCAGTATATGAATCTTTAGCCATATAAAAAGCAGACTTTATCTGCCCTCATATTTTACTATTTTAGGAAGAGATTTTCCAGAGTTAAACGGACATTGGTGTTGGCCTGTAAATACTTTTTTGCCTTCAGTAATTGCCGCAAGTGTTTGGTGCCGGAAGCGACAATTAAAGTGTCAATAAGGGCTATCGCCTCACCCCGATTTTTGACGGTTTCAGCCCATTTCGAACCATTGCCAAAGTTATAACTCTCGATCCAATCGAGAATCTGTTTTTCCTGGTTACTGATCTTACCAGCCCTCCTGTCGGTACTGATATTAATGATTAAACATCGGGAAGTGACAGTTAGTAGCAACTGGTCTTCGTTTTCGGCAAGAAGAATAATTTCAGTTCCCGCCGGAGGTTCCTCCAGAGTTTTTAAAAAGGCATTCTGGGCTTCTTCAGTAAGATTCTGGGCGTTTTCGACAATAACTGATTGGCCGGTACTGATAAGGCCTTCCAGTTCCCGGATCTCCCCCACTCCGGTCGGGTTGACAATCAAACCGTCTGGAAAAATCTCTTTCGCTTTGGTCAGCCGGCTTCGGCTGTTTCCTCCGGTAATCAAAACACTCACGGGGCAATTTTATCATTAATCCGAAGGGGTTAGTTCGGTCCAGGAATAGGATGGCCGGGAAAGA
The Patescibacteria group bacterium genome window above contains:
- a CDS encoding DNA gyrase subunit B, which gives rise to MAKDSYTAENIQVLEGLEPVRKRPGMYIGSTDEKGLHHLFKEIVDNSVDEALVGYGKKISVTINADGSLTVEDEGRGIPTDINPKYKVSGVELAMTRLHAGGKFDAKAYAKSGGLHGVGAAATNALSTWMIVEVQQKGKLFRQSYKKGVADGPLKEIGKSTKTGTKTTFKPDPEIFSTIEWNFDTIKNELRNWAYLVPNLLFNLKDERSEAQYSFYFEGGIKALVAHLNTNKQTLSDIFYVSKEVETAVAPVGIEIAMQYNNDFGERLESFVNIIETPDGGTHVAGFRSALTRSINDYGKKIGAIKEGQESFIGEDLREGLTAVVYVKMAADRLQFESQTKTKLNNAEIQPAVAAVVKEALDTYFEENPRDGRAILEKVFLAAKARLAARAAKEAVIRKGALEGSALPGKLADCQSRDPAQSELFIVEGDSAGGSAKQGRDRKFQAILPLFGKVLNTERARIDQIVDSDKFKSLIIAIGAGISDQFNIEKLRYHRIIIMADADVDGSHIMCLYLTFLYRHLRPLVENGYVYVAMPPLYKIEWAKEKKYVYTEQEKEEFTKSLGNIKLNVQRYKGLGEMDASELWETTLNPQNRQLKKITIEDAQRADATFDMLMGELVPPRKRFIQARAKTANLDI